From a region of the Eublepharis macularius isolate TG4126 chromosome 7, MPM_Emac_v1.0, whole genome shotgun sequence genome:
- the BBS10 gene encoding Bardet-Biedl syndrome 10 protein isoform X2 → MERDGAPFCKNVRGREKHKEKCYGLKQVSRFLTVIQTCILDYIMTQDLEKHFLSIFSAYDTDINRCTMESVLEAYFCGKVASNWQKLLSQLSCDFYYKAIAGENASEVLHLVDECFVELHRTVTGLPVSSSRILEGLVLQRDFAVYCPSVGDKRVLIVTEPIHTALSDLGVEVVITAECQYQVSELWITKRTEAVIRHMQHNNIKVLLSSVKQEEVVHYCAKNCGISIVECLSLEEISLICRITGISPFRPSQDSIHTGIAEAAVAKFCQPLRLGAKGYVHIGLSGTDAFQPHSIILCGAVHGVTEQHACAFHGAFKMLRQMFVAVECCEPLSESQDLLNTQQGSAAQQQFVEEPTNCENIPAHGKQLILCEVETEKRSLVSTAVGAKELAGSHTHLNNSSCITMPCADLEPNTVCSLLNESEKYIVDLQKLPPEYKHPGKTGVDENEPSDDNQCIHITVEEGTCSRHALVQLPDSKDSFTGPSHGPSIKDGRNNKSCAQSNAIYSIKAGALVPVGGIFEILLHYYLSSYAKQCQSTSTSVLCSLIADVLLSVPKTLCRTQKRNAFAQLYLEVTGALRSKQQLLLTNQKSLESVSCKYQLVASVLQCAAKLLNIDLIVGIKRLPQKNVESDSEGDL, encoded by the coding sequence ATGGAAAGAGACGGGGCTCCCTTTTGCAAGAACGTCCGAGGAAGAGAGAAGCATAAAGAAAAATGTTACGGATTGAAACAAGTCTCCCGGTTTCTTACAGTGATCCAAACCTGCATCCTGGACTACATAATGACACAAGATCtagaaaaacattttctttcaatCTTTTCTGCTTATGATACAGACATAAATAGATGCACAATGGAATCAGTATTAGAAGCATATTTTTGTGGCAAAGTTGCCAGTAATTGGCAAAAGTTGCTTTCCCAGCTGAGCTGTGATTTCTACTACAAAGCCATTGCAGGTGAAAATGCAAGCGAAGTACTACATTTGGTAGATGAATGTTTTGTCGAGTTGCATAGAACTGTGACGGGCCTTCCCGTTTCAAGTTCAAGGATCTTAGAAGGGCTTGTTCTTCAAAGAGATTTTGCTGTCTATTGTCCCTCAGTGGGTGACAAAAGAGTTTTAATCGTAACAGAACCTATCCACACAGCTCTTTCTGACTTAGGTGTAGAAGTAGTCATAACTGCGGAATGTCAGTATCAAGTGTCTGAActttggattacaaaaagaacAGAAGCTGTAATAAGACACATGCAGCACAATAATATCAAGGTATTGTTGTCCAGTGTAAAACAAGAGGAAGTGGTTCACTACTGTGCAAAAAACTGTGGCATATCAATTGTAGAATGCCTCTCGCTAGAAGAAATCTCTTTGATTTGTAGGATTACAGGAATCTCGCCTTTTAGGCCTTCGCAGGACAGTATTCACACTGGAATCGCTGAAGCCGCTGTTGCAAAATTTTGCCAGCCTCTCCGGCTTGGCGCAAAGGGATACGTCCACATTGGCTTGTCAGGGACTGATGCCTTTCAGCCCCATAGTATAATTCTCTGTGGGGCTGTACATGGGGTCACTGAGCAGCACGCTTGTGCTTTTCATGGTGCATTCAAAATGCTACGGCAAATGTTCGTGGCAGTGGAGTGTTGCGAACCATTATCTGAAAGTCAGGACCTTTTAAACACTCAGCAGGGCTCAGCTGCACAACAGCAATTTGTGGAGGAACCCACTAACTGTGAAAACATTCCGGCTCACGGCAAACAACTGATACTTTGTGAGGTTGAAACAGAAAAGCGTTCTCTAGTTTCTACTGCAGTCGGAGCCAAGGAGCTAGCAGGTTCACATACACATCTGAATAACTCCTCATGCATCACAATGCCCTGTGCAGATTTAGAACCTAATACTGTGTGCTCGTTACTGAATGAAAGTGAAAAGTATATTGTTGATTTACAGAAGCTGCCTCCGGAATATAAGCATCCTGGCAAAACAGGAGTGGATGAGAATGAACCGTCTGACGACAATCAATGCATTCACATTACAGTAGAGGAAGGAACCTGTTCCAGACATGCATTAGTGCAACTACCAGACAGTAAGGACAGTTTCACAGGTCCAAGTCATGGTCCTTCAATTAAagatggaaggaataataaaagcTGTGCCCAAAGTAATGCCATTTATTCCATAAAGGCAGGAGCACTTGTGCCGGTAGGTGGAATCTTTGAGATCCTGTTACATTACTATCTTTCTTCCTATGCAAAGCAGTGCCAATCAACCAGTACATCCGTTCTTTGCTCCCTAATTGCTGACGTGTTGCTAAGTGTTCCAAAAACCCTTTGCAGGACGCAGAAAAGGAATGCTTTTGCTCAGCTCTATCTCGAAGTTACCGGTGCCCTCAGAAgtaagcagcagctgctgctgaccAATCAGAAAAGCCTCGAATCAGTTTCTTGCAAGTACCAGTTAGTGGCTTCTGTTCTTCAGTGTGCGGCGAAGCTTCTTAATATCGACCTGATTGTTGGCATTAAAAGGCTGCCTCAGAAGAATGTAGAAAGCGACTCAGAGGGCGACCTCTGA
- the BBS10 gene encoding Bardet-Biedl syndrome 10 protein isoform X1: protein MATATRVELRRLAQEAAALAGVVRGSLGPRGGQVLLTRPTGELLLSRDGRRVLEALNVGSPTARMMIACISTHCNLTGDGAKTFIILLSALLQGLENLMERDGAPFCKNVRGREKHKEKCYGLKQVSRFLTVIQTCILDYIMTQDLEKHFLSIFSAYDTDINRCTMESVLEAYFCGKVASNWQKLLSQLSCDFYYKAIAGENASEVLHLVDECFVELHRTVTGLPVSSSRILEGLVLQRDFAVYCPSVGDKRVLIVTEPIHTALSDLGVEVVITAECQYQVSELWITKRTEAVIRHMQHNNIKVLLSSVKQEEVVHYCAKNCGISIVECLSLEEISLICRITGISPFRPSQDSIHTGIAEAAVAKFCQPLRLGAKGYVHIGLSGTDAFQPHSIILCGAVHGVTEQHACAFHGAFKMLRQMFVAVECCEPLSESQDLLNTQQGSAAQQQFVEEPTNCENIPAHGKQLILCEVETEKRSLVSTAVGAKELAGSHTHLNNSSCITMPCADLEPNTVCSLLNESEKYIVDLQKLPPEYKHPGKTGVDENEPSDDNQCIHITVEEGTCSRHALVQLPDSKDSFTGPSHGPSIKDGRNNKSCAQSNAIYSIKAGALVPVGGIFEILLHYYLSSYAKQCQSTSTSVLCSLIADVLLSVPKTLCRTQKRNAFAQLYLEVTGALRSKQQLLLTNQKSLESVSCKYQLVASVLQCAAKLLNIDLIVGIKRLPQKNVESDSEGDL from the exons ATGGCGACCGCGACGCGCGTGGAGCTGAGGCGGCTGGCGCAGGAGGCCGCGGCCCTGGCCGGCGTCGTCCGCGGCTCGCTGGGCCCCCGAGGCGGGCAAGTCCTGCTCACGCGGCCCACGGGGGAGCTGCTGCTGTCGCGGGACGGGCGGCGAGTGCTGGAGGCTCTGAACGTGGGGTCGCCAACGGCCAG AATGATGATAGCATGCATTTCCACACACTGCAATCTGACTGGAGATGGAGCGAAAACATTCATCATCCTGCTCTCCGCTTTACTCCAAGGGCTTGAAAACCTTATGGAAAGAGACGGGGCTCCCTTTTGCAAGAACGTCCGAGGAAGAGAGAAGCATAAAGAAAAATGTTACGGATTGAAACAAGTCTCCCGGTTTCTTACAGTGATCCAAACCTGCATCCTGGACTACATAATGACACAAGATCtagaaaaacattttctttcaatCTTTTCTGCTTATGATACAGACATAAATAGATGCACAATGGAATCAGTATTAGAAGCATATTTTTGTGGCAAAGTTGCCAGTAATTGGCAAAAGTTGCTTTCCCAGCTGAGCTGTGATTTCTACTACAAAGCCATTGCAGGTGAAAATGCAAGCGAAGTACTACATTTGGTAGATGAATGTTTTGTCGAGTTGCATAGAACTGTGACGGGCCTTCCCGTTTCAAGTTCAAGGATCTTAGAAGGGCTTGTTCTTCAAAGAGATTTTGCTGTCTATTGTCCCTCAGTGGGTGACAAAAGAGTTTTAATCGTAACAGAACCTATCCACACAGCTCTTTCTGACTTAGGTGTAGAAGTAGTCATAACTGCGGAATGTCAGTATCAAGTGTCTGAActttggattacaaaaagaacAGAAGCTGTAATAAGACACATGCAGCACAATAATATCAAGGTATTGTTGTCCAGTGTAAAACAAGAGGAAGTGGTTCACTACTGTGCAAAAAACTGTGGCATATCAATTGTAGAATGCCTCTCGCTAGAAGAAATCTCTTTGATTTGTAGGATTACAGGAATCTCGCCTTTTAGGCCTTCGCAGGACAGTATTCACACTGGAATCGCTGAAGCCGCTGTTGCAAAATTTTGCCAGCCTCTCCGGCTTGGCGCAAAGGGATACGTCCACATTGGCTTGTCAGGGACTGATGCCTTTCAGCCCCATAGTATAATTCTCTGTGGGGCTGTACATGGGGTCACTGAGCAGCACGCTTGTGCTTTTCATGGTGCATTCAAAATGCTACGGCAAATGTTCGTGGCAGTGGAGTGTTGCGAACCATTATCTGAAAGTCAGGACCTTTTAAACACTCAGCAGGGCTCAGCTGCACAACAGCAATTTGTGGAGGAACCCACTAACTGTGAAAACATTCCGGCTCACGGCAAACAACTGATACTTTGTGAGGTTGAAACAGAAAAGCGTTCTCTAGTTTCTACTGCAGTCGGAGCCAAGGAGCTAGCAGGTTCACATACACATCTGAATAACTCCTCATGCATCACAATGCCCTGTGCAGATTTAGAACCTAATACTGTGTGCTCGTTACTGAATGAAAGTGAAAAGTATATTGTTGATTTACAGAAGCTGCCTCCGGAATATAAGCATCCTGGCAAAACAGGAGTGGATGAGAATGAACCGTCTGACGACAATCAATGCATTCACATTACAGTAGAGGAAGGAACCTGTTCCAGACATGCATTAGTGCAACTACCAGACAGTAAGGACAGTTTCACAGGTCCAAGTCATGGTCCTTCAATTAAagatggaaggaataataaaagcTGTGCCCAAAGTAATGCCATTTATTCCATAAAGGCAGGAGCACTTGTGCCGGTAGGTGGAATCTTTGAGATCCTGTTACATTACTATCTTTCTTCCTATGCAAAGCAGTGCCAATCAACCAGTACATCCGTTCTTTGCTCCCTAATTGCTGACGTGTTGCTAAGTGTTCCAAAAACCCTTTGCAGGACGCAGAAAAGGAATGCTTTTGCTCAGCTCTATCTCGAAGTTACCGGTGCCCTCAGAAgtaagcagcagctgctgctgaccAATCAGAAAAGCCTCGAATCAGTTTCTTGCAAGTACCAGTTAGTGGCTTCTGTTCTTCAGTGTGCGGCGAAGCTTCTTAATATCGACCTGATTGTTGGCATTAAAAGGCTGCCTCAGAAGAATGTAGAAAGCGACTCAGAGGGCGACCTCTGA